Proteins from a single region of Aquirhabdus parva:
- the sodC gene encoding superoxide dismutase family protein has translation MKTLSLGLATICLGLATLASADTTVPLFFTADQGVGAAVGTVVLSESKYGVVLTPDLKGLPPGIHGFHLHQNPSCDNKGMAAGGHFDPQKTEKHLGAYSDSGHLGDLPALTVNADGTAKLPVLAPRIKHISDLTGHALMIHLGGDNYADQPEKLGGGGPRLVCGVIGQ, from the coding sequence ATGAAAACTTTGTCATTGGGTCTTGCAACGATTTGTCTGGGTCTCGCCACACTCGCAAGTGCGGATACGACCGTGCCTTTATTTTTCACAGCCGATCAAGGTGTCGGCGCTGCTGTCGGCACCGTGGTCTTGAGTGAAAGCAAATATGGTGTGGTACTCACGCCTGATCTCAAGGGTTTACCGCCAGGCATTCATGGCTTCCACCTGCACCAGAACCCATCCTGTGATAACAAAGGCATGGCAGCCGGTGGACACTTTGATCCGCAAAAAACGGAAAAACATCTGGGCGCGTATAGCGACTCGGGTCACCTCGGGGATCTCCCTGCACTAACCGTGAATGCCGATGGCACAGCAAAGCTGCCTGTACTTGCACCCAGAATTAAGCATATTTCTGACTTGACTGGGCATGCGCTGATGATTCATTTGGGCGGGGATAATTACGCGGACCAGCCAGAGAAGCTTGGCGGCGGTGGCCCCCGTTTGGTCTGCGGCGTGATTGGTCAATAA
- a CDS encoding class I SAM-dependent methyltransferase, with protein MSLPENAVEQFSDCLTDSLIPSADGFSFIKLSLAKYRGSEAGLNKISVRVLEVKGQPQLSFTYHYQTRDVTKNFRIEDGLAQIQTYLDQSQVDSFKSAYLRLQGLETQLLFNKKNEATIQTTAAANTAVVSQAHDREKNRFIDIKRPFLTGLGVTDAQQKLIPAMSRKWKQINKFIEVFQHAFESLKLPTNRPVHVVDFGAGKGYLTFAIHDFLRETLGYTAQVTGVELRDELVKLCGNVVNQLSIQGLDFYQGDVRSYHPEAVDVMIALHACDVATDYALHTGVRLGASIIMCAPCCHKQVRPQIKSPQVLRPMLQHGVHLGQEAEMLTDGLRALLLEACGYETKVFEFVALEHTSKNKMILAIKRESLAKNTAKKAEILSQIESIKAFYGIREQCLESLLMADGLL; from the coding sequence ATGTCACTCCCTGAAAATGCTGTAGAGCAATTCTCTGATTGCCTCACTGATAGTCTTATCCCAAGCGCTGATGGCTTTTCATTCATCAAATTGAGCCTGGCTAAATATCGTGGCAGTGAGGCTGGGCTGAATAAAATTTCTGTCCGTGTGCTTGAGGTAAAAGGGCAGCCGCAGCTTTCCTTTACCTATCACTATCAGACACGAGATGTGACCAAGAACTTCCGCATTGAAGACGGACTGGCACAGATTCAAACCTACTTGGATCAGAGCCAAGTCGATAGTTTTAAGAGTGCTTATTTAAGACTGCAAGGGCTCGAGACACAGTTACTGTTTAATAAGAAAAATGAGGCGACGATACAAACGACCGCGGCTGCGAACACAGCGGTAGTTTCACAAGCCCATGATCGTGAGAAGAATCGTTTTATTGATATCAAGCGCCCGTTTCTAACGGGGCTAGGTGTGACGGATGCGCAGCAGAAATTGATTCCCGCCATGTCGCGCAAGTGGAAGCAGATCAATAAGTTTATTGAAGTTTTCCAACATGCATTTGAGTCCTTAAAGCTGCCGACGAATCGTCCGGTGCATGTCGTGGATTTTGGGGCAGGGAAGGGCTATCTTACTTTTGCGATACATGATTTCCTCCGTGAAACTTTGGGCTATACCGCTCAGGTTACGGGTGTTGAACTCCGGGATGAACTGGTTAAGCTGTGCGGCAATGTCGTTAATCAATTGAGTATCCAAGGCTTAGATTTTTATCAAGGTGATGTCCGTAGTTATCATCCGGAAGCCGTAGATGTCATGATCGCGCTGCATGCCTGCGATGTCGCGACCGATTATGCCTTGCATACGGGTGTGCGCTTGGGTGCATCCATCATCATGTGCGCGCCGTGTTGCCATAAGCAAGTCCGGCCTCAGATTAAAAGTCCGCAAGTGTTGCGTCCGATGCTGCAACATGGTGTACATCTGGGGCAGGAAGCGGAGATGTTGACGGATGGTCTCCGTGCCTTGCTGTTGGAAGCCTGTGGCTATGAAACCAAAGTTTTTGAGTTTGTGGCACTCGAGCACACCAGCAAAAACAAAATGATTTTGGCGATTAAGCGTGAGAGTTTAGCCAAGAATACGGCTAAGAAAGCTGAAATTTTAAGTCAGATTGAATCGATCAAAGCCTTTTATGGCATTCGTGAGCAGTGTTTGGAAAGCTTACTGATGGCTGATGGTCTCTTATAA